The nucleotide window CCTTGAATATTACCCCGCTAGTGAGGTAACCCTTAGCTTATGACTCGTTACAGCCGTCGCACCGCCCTGTCCCTGGCGAGCCTGAGCGCCGCAGCCTCCGCCCTGGCGGCCTGCTCCTCATCGTCCCCCTCCTCATCCGGCGCCTCAGCGGGCCCCGGAGCCCCGTCCACTGCGGGCCCCTCCGGCGCACCTGCCCCGGGCGCGGCCTCCACCCTGGTGCCCACCACCGTGCCCGAGGGCATGGGATCAGGCCAGGCCGACGGCGTCTTCCCGCGCACTGTCGCCCACTTCCAGGGCGAGACCGTCATCGAGGCCACACCCTCCAAGGTCGTCATCATCGCCACCGGCCAGCTCGACGCCGCCCTGACCCTGGGCGTGGTCCCCGTGGGCGCCGCCTCCGGCGACGGCGCGGGCACCGTGCCCGACTACCTGACCACGGCCTTCCCCGACCATGCCGCGGACCTGGGCAGGATCACCAGCATCGGCACCCGCAGCAAGCCCGACACCGAGACCATCGGCAGCCTGGCGCCCGACCTCATCCTGATGAACATCTCCGGCAAGGACGCCGAGGCCCTTTACACCACCCTGACCCAGATCGCACCGACCGTGGCCACCCAGGGCACCGGCCAGTACTGGAAGCAGGACTTCCTGCTGGTGGCCGATGCCCTGGGCAAGCCCGACACCGCCAAGAC belongs to Actinomyces capricornis and includes:
- a CDS encoding ABC transporter substrate-binding protein, with translation MTRYSRRTALSLASLSAAASALAACSSSSPSSSGASAGPGAPSTAGPSGAPAPGAASTLVPTTVPEGMGSGQADGVFPRTVAHFQGETVIEATPSKVVIIATGQLDAALTLGVVPVGAASGDGAGTVPDYLTTAFPDHAADLGRITSIGTRSKPDTETIGSLAPDLILMNISGKDAEALYTTLTQIAPTVATQGTGQYWKQDFLLVADALGKPDTAKTWLETFHTDAAAAGQRLGSSATVSLLRKNGDRTRIFGTVSFAGSVLADMGVARPESQSFTDETSMDISQEQLTQADGDWILYGVQGGDAGELTSMALWPTLTAVIDNQAVQVEDDPFYLNAGPTAARFVMDTVSATIK